Proteins encoded together in one Fusobacterium perfoetens window:
- a CDS encoding DUF4241 domain-containing protein: MARDEYVKYWKKLEEEGNADNPYDDIFEELLEESFKKFPKYQRDCGDWADFIIPDTDLNIPVFASGWGDGYYPCYFGYDENGELCGFYILFIDIEKEYSDED; encoded by the coding sequence TTGGCAAGAGATGAGTATGTAAAATATTGGAAAAAACTTGAAGAAGAGGGAAATGCAGACAATCCTTATGATGATATTTTTGAAGAACTGTTAGAAGAAAGTTTTAAAAAATTCCCTAAATATCAAAGAGATTGTGGAGATTGGGCTGATTTTATAATTCCTGACACTGACTTAAATATTCCTGTTTTTGCCTCAGGCTGGGGAGATGGATATTACCCTTGTTATTTTGGATATGACGAAAATGGAGAACTTTGTGGATTCTATATTCTTTTTATAGATATTGAAAAAGAATATTCTGACGAAGATTAA